The following are encoded in a window of Deltaproteobacteria bacterium PRO3 genomic DNA:
- a CDS encoding VWA domain-containing protein, whose product MFRFLYPWVLTALILPVGLLLLERLRRGRGYFRFPLATALKPLYRRGDGLAMRLPSWLMALALACLIVGLARPQRGRAETEVTSEGIDIMLAIDASGSMAAMDFKLDGEAVNRLVVVKKVVSEFIRGQKGDRLGMVVFGEEAYTQCPLTLDYDVLTQLLDHVEIGIAGDGTAIGDGLALAVKRLKDLPGKSRVVILLTDGRNNAGSVSPEKAAEIAKTFGIKVYTIGIGTKGPVPFPQPGIFGNRLIYVNLDMDEETLEKIAETTGGRYFYATDTKKLEAIYKEIGQLEKTKAKVKHYEIYEEWYAYFGFAGLGLLLFESLLAATWLRRLA is encoded by the coding sequence ATGTTCCGTTTCCTCTATCCCTGGGTCCTGACGGCGCTGATCCTCCCGGTCGGCCTCCTCCTGCTCGAGCGGCTGCGGCGCGGTCGCGGTTACTTCCGCTTTCCCCTGGCCACGGCCCTGAAGCCGCTGTACCGGCGGGGCGACGGCCTGGCGATGCGCCTTCCTTCCTGGCTGATGGCCCTGGCCCTGGCCTGCCTGATCGTCGGCCTGGCCCGCCCGCAGCGGGGGCGGGCCGAGACCGAGGTGACCAGCGAGGGCATCGACATCATGCTGGCCATCGACGCCTCCGGCAGCATGGCGGCGATGGACTTCAAGCTGGACGGGGAGGCGGTCAACCGCCTGGTGGTCGTCAAGAAGGTCGTCTCCGAATTCATCCGCGGGCAGAAGGGCGACCGGCTGGGCATGGTGGTCTTCGGCGAGGAGGCCTATACGCAGTGCCCGCTCACCCTCGACTACGACGTCCTGACCCAGCTTCTGGACCACGTCGAAATCGGCATCGCCGGAGACGGCACGGCGATTGGCGACGGCCTAGCACTGGCGGTGAAGCGCTTGAAAGATCTCCCGGGCAAGTCCCGCGTCGTGATCCTGCTGACCGACGGGCGCAACAACGCCGGATCGGTCTCGCCGGAGAAGGCTGCCGAGATAGCCAAGACCTTCGGCATCAAGGTCTACACCATCGGCATCGGCACCAAGGGTCCGGTGCCCTTTCCGCAGCCGGGCATCTTCGGCAATCGCCTCATCTACGTGAACCTCGACATGGACGAGGAGACCCTCGAGAAGATCGCCGAGACCACCGGCGGGCGCTACTTCTACGCCACCGATACCAAGAAGCTGGAGGCCATCTACAAAGAAATCGGCCAGCTCGAAAAGACCAAGGCCAAGGTCAAGCATTATGAGATCTACGAGGAGTGGTACGCCTATTTCGGCTTCGCCGGGCTGGGCCTGCTGCTTTTCGAATCCCTGCTCGCGGCGACCTGGCTGAGGAGGCTGGCCTAG
- a CDS encoding DUF58 domain-containing protein has protein sequence MLPPEILKKIKRIQLKTNYLANEIFAGEYESAFRGRGMEFEEVREYQPGDDVRTIDWNVTARSGRPFVKIYREEREMTVMILVDMSASLDFGTRERLKREAAAEVAAVLAYAAIKSNDKVGLILFTDRVEKFIPAKKGRGHVYRVIQEILSFQPQHPKTQIRVPLEYLIRVMHRRSICFLISDFLDQGYERALAIAKRRHDMVCIQLHDPAEAEFPKAGWLKWRDPETGELQWVNSSRPGFQKKFAELAQDLLLTPQRTFQSLGVDSVLIDQSKDYIHPLLQFFRFREKRQ, from the coding sequence ATGCTTCCTCCCGAGATACTAAAAAAGATCAAGCGCATCCAGCTTAAGACCAACTACCTCGCCAACGAGATCTTCGCCGGCGAGTACGAGAGCGCCTTCCGCGGCCGCGGGATGGAGTTCGAGGAAGTGCGCGAGTACCAGCCCGGCGACGACGTCCGCACCATCGACTGGAACGTCACCGCGCGCAGCGGCCGGCCCTTCGTGAAGATCTACCGCGAGGAGCGCGAGATGACCGTCATGATCCTGGTCGACATGTCGGCCTCGCTGGACTTCGGCACCCGCGAGCGCCTCAAGCGCGAGGCCGCCGCCGAGGTCGCGGCGGTCCTGGCCTACGCGGCGATCAAGAGCAACGACAAGGTCGGCCTGATCCTCTTCACCGACCGGGTCGAGAAGTTCATCCCCGCCAAGAAGGGCCGCGGCCACGTCTACCGGGTCATCCAAGAGATCCTGAGCTTTCAGCCGCAACACCCCAAGACCCAGATCCGCGTTCCCCTCGAATACCTGATCCGGGTCATGCACCGCCGCTCCATCTGCTTTCTGATCTCCGACTTCCTCGACCAGGGCTACGAGCGCGCCCTGGCCATCGCCAAGCGCCGCCACGACATGGTCTGCATCCAGCTCCACGACCCCGCCGAGGCGGAGTTCCCCAAGGCGGGCTGGCTTAAGTGGCGCGACCCCGAGACGGGCGAGCTGCAATGGGTGAACAGCTCGCGCCCGGGCTTTCAGAAGAAATTCGCCGAACTCGCCCAAGATCTGCTGCTGACGCCGCAGCGGACCTTCCAGTCCCTGGGCGTCGACTCGGTCCTGATCGACCAGAGCAAGGACTACATCCACCCGCTGCTGCAATTTTTCCGCTTCCGGGAGAAACGACAGTAA
- a CDS encoding MoxR family ATPase produces MQHEIQQNLERVKAYQPVLSSLLEEISKVVVGQRYMVERLLMGILLEGHILVEGVPGLAKTTTVRALAKVLDVRFQRIQFTPDLLPADLIGTQIFNPKTQEFTVKQGPIFANVILADEINRAPAKVQSALLEAMQEKQVTIGNNTFPLEPPFVVLATQNPIEQEGTYPLPEAQVDRFMLKLNVSYPSKEEEIAIMDRARSGHWEEVAAKVSHKELGEMRRLIAQIYLDPKIKDYIVRIVMATRHPAELKLGLESYIQFGASPRASIYLAEVARCYAFLQGRAFVTPQDVKTMAHDVLRHRILLTYMAEAEGLSSDEVLKKILDQLEVP; encoded by the coding sequence ATGCAGCATGAGATTCAGCAGAACCTCGAGCGGGTGAAGGCCTATCAACCGGTGCTCAGCTCGCTGCTCGAGGAGATCTCCAAGGTCGTGGTCGGCCAGCGCTACATGGTCGAACGCCTCCTGATGGGCATCCTCCTCGAGGGCCACATTCTAGTCGAGGGCGTCCCCGGTCTGGCCAAGACGACCACGGTGCGGGCCCTGGCCAAGGTCCTCGATGTTAGGTTCCAGCGCATCCAATTCACGCCCGACCTCCTGCCCGCCGACCTGATCGGCACCCAAATTTTCAATCCCAAGACGCAGGAGTTCACCGTCAAGCAGGGGCCCATCTTCGCCAACGTCATCCTGGCCGACGAGATCAACCGCGCGCCGGCCAAGGTGCAGAGCGCCCTGCTCGAGGCGATGCAGGAGAAGCAGGTCACCATCGGCAACAACACCTTTCCGCTCGAGCCGCCCTTCGTGGTGTTGGCGACGCAGAACCCGATCGAGCAGGAGGGCACCTATCCGCTGCCCGAGGCCCAGGTCGACCGCTTCATGCTCAAGCTCAACGTCTCTTACCCCAGCAAGGAGGAGGAGATCGCCATCATGGACCGGGCCCGCAGCGGCCACTGGGAAGAAGTCGCGGCCAAGGTCAGCCACAAAGAGCTGGGCGAGATGCGCCGCCTGATCGCGCAGATCTACCTGGATCCCAAAATCAAGGACTACATCGTCCGCATCGTGATGGCGACGCGGCATCCGGCCGAGTTGAAACTTGGCCTGGAGAGCTACATCCAATTCGGCGCCTCCCCGCGCGCCAGCATCTACCTGGCCGAGGTCGCGCGCTGCTACGCCTTCCTGCAGGGTCGGGCCTTCGTGACGCCGCAGGACGTGAAGACGATGGCCCATGACGTGCTCCGACACCGGATCCTCTTGACCTACATGGCCGAGGCGGAGGGCCTCTCCAGCGACGAGGTGTTGAAGAAGATTTTGGATCAATTGGAGGTACCTTAA
- the dnaJ gene encoding molecular chaperone DnaJ: MVKRDYYEILGVQREASSTEIKTAYRKKALEYHPDRNPSHEAEELFKEASEAYEVLSDPQKRGLYDQYGHAGLRNQGFHGFEDVGDIFSHFSDVFEDFFGMGGRRGRSRTGPAAGRDIRYDLEIGFLEAFHGVEKKIEVERQEECARCGGQGYPKGQEPMVCRHCGGKGQLYHSQGFFTISTACAACQGQGRVVKEHCPECRGHGTVAKAKKMTVKVPPGVDTGTQLCLRGEGEAGKRGGPPGDLYVVLHVEEDERFQRHGADLHFQSKISMAAAALGLEIEVPSPEGVEKLRIPPGAQTGDVLKLAGKGMPSLRDKRRGDLHVHLFVETPKDLSAKQRELLEAFLREGGETLKESSFTKASKKSKKSKGWF, encoded by the coding sequence ATCGTGAAGCGGGATTATTACGAAATTTTGGGCGTGCAGCGCGAGGCCTCGAGCACCGAGATCAAGACCGCCTACCGTAAAAAGGCCCTCGAGTACCACCCCGACCGCAACCCCAGCCACGAGGCCGAGGAGCTGTTCAAGGAGGCCTCCGAGGCCTACGAGGTCTTGAGCGACCCCCAAAAACGCGGACTCTACGACCAATACGGCCACGCCGGCCTACGCAATCAGGGCTTCCACGGCTTCGAGGACGTGGGCGACATCTTCAGCCACTTCTCCGACGTCTTCGAGGATTTCTTCGGGATGGGCGGCCGCCGCGGTCGCAGCCGCACGGGCCCCGCCGCCGGCCGAGATATCCGCTACGACCTCGAGATCGGCTTCCTCGAGGCCTTTCACGGCGTCGAGAAGAAGATCGAGGTCGAGCGCCAGGAAGAGTGCGCCCGCTGCGGCGGGCAGGGCTACCCCAAGGGCCAGGAGCCCATGGTCTGCCGCCACTGCGGCGGGAAGGGCCAGCTCTACCATTCCCAGGGCTTCTTCACCATCTCCACCGCCTGCGCCGCCTGCCAAGGGCAGGGCCGGGTGGTCAAAGAGCACTGCCCCGAGTGCCGCGGCCACGGCACGGTGGCCAAGGCGAAAAAGATGACCGTCAAGGTGCCCCCCGGCGTCGACACCGGCACCCAGCTCTGCCTGCGCGGAGAGGGTGAGGCGGGCAAGCGCGGCGGTCCGCCGGGCGATCTCTACGTCGTCTTGCACGTCGAGGAGGACGAGCGCTTCCAGCGCCACGGGGCCGACCTGCACTTTCAAAGCAAAATCTCCATGGCCGCGGCGGCCTTAGGGTTGGAGATCGAGGTCCCCAGCCCCGAGGGCGTCGAAAAGCTGCGCATCCCGCCGGGGGCCCAGACCGGCGACGTCCTCAAGCTGGCGGGGAAGGGGATGCCCAGCCTGCGCGACAAGCGCCGCGGCGATCTCCACGTCCACCTCTTCGTCGAGACCCCGAAGGACTTAAGCGCCAAGCAGCGCGAGCTGCTCGAGGCCTTCCTGCGGGAAGGCGGCGAAACGCTTAAGGAAAGTTCCTTTACCAAAGCCTCAAAAAAATCTAAGAAGTCCAAGGGTTGGTTTTAA